Proteins encoded within one genomic window of Glycine soja cultivar W05 chromosome 1, ASM419377v2, whole genome shotgun sequence:
- the LOC114419125 gene encoding uncharacterized protein LOC114419125, which produces MENVCDVNHLDADVLLPPRKRLLAGLKKQSSDGDAAASPPLVVASCVTTVSEVASPSLTSYSSEFEARLKNLLGSHSDNPNLTPEEVVEASKAAAVAASKAAKAARAAAEEKAETAAKAVAAAKRALDLVASFSEEAVSSKERSLKKNKLKKHLPVHLLYKKYQPIENCGTDEELARKLHRAMNSSPRISKNSPNSDSKGSKHKKPKNSWSFEMTEVSDARMALGQDCLSLNNGHAVVGKVDSEGSIQEVCSNKEDKKSQMEITDNGEAESSQSKEKNTEDLSSVGRKRGRVKLKKLPLSICTSKDRALPKEGVRARSAPLTEMNTGGNHAVGNIPLFPMEPSTDSVIPIEATTTCKCQELKAPACIKQNKAVQS; this is translated from the coding sequence ATGGAGAACGTGTGTGATGTTAATCACTTGGATGCGGATGTTCTTTTGCCCCCTCGGAAGCGTCTTCTTGCTGGGTTGAAAAAACAGAGTTCAGATGGTGATGCTGCTGCATCTCCACCTTTGGTTGTTGCTTCTTGTGTTACTACAGTTTCCGAGGTTGCTTCCCCTTCCTTAACCTCCTATTCCAGTGAGTTTGAAGCCAGGCTTAAGAATTTGTTGGGTTCTCATTCTGATAACCCTAACCTTACCCCTGAGGAGGTTGTGGAGGCTTCGAAAGCTGCAGCAGTGGCTGCATCGAAAGCTGCAAAGGCTGCAAGAGCTGCAGCCGAGGAAAAAGCCGAGACTGCAGCAAAGGCAGTTGCAGCTGCCAAGAGGGCTTTGGATTTGGTTGCCTCTTTCTCTGAAGAGGCAGTGAGCAGCAAGGAGAGGAGCCTGAAGAAGAACAAGCTCAAGAAGCACCTCCCAGTTCATCTCTTGTACAAAAAATACCAACCCATTGAAAATTGTGGGACTGATGAAGAATTGGCCAGGAAGTTACATCGCGCCATGAACAGTTCTCCTAGGATCTCAAAGAATTCTCCCAATTCAGACTCAAAAGGGAGTAAACACAAGAAACCTAAGAACTCTTGGAGTTTTGAAATGACTGAGGTTTCTGATGCCCGAATGGCACTTGGGCAGGATTGCTTATCTTTGAACAATGGGCATGCCGTGGTGGGTAAGGTTGATTCTGAAGGCTCCATTCAAGAAGTGTGCTCGAACAAGGAAGATAAGAAGAGTCAAATGGAGATAACAGATAATGGGGAAGCAGAATCAAGCCAATCAAAGGAGAAAAACACAGAAGATTTGTCTTCTGTAGGTAGGAAGAGAGGAAGGGTGAAGCTAAAGAAGTTGCCCTTAAGCATTTGCACCTCCAAAGATAGGGCACTGCCAAAGGAAGGTGTGAGAGCTAGAAGTGCTCCATTGACTGAGATGAACACTGGTGGCAATCATGCTGTTGGTAACATCCCTTTGTTTCCAATGGAGCCATCCACTGATAGCGTGATCCCAATTGAGGCTACAACAACATGCAAATGCCAGGAGTTGAAGGCACCGGCTTgtatcaaacaaaataaagctGTGCAATCATAA